The Nomia melanderi isolate GNS246 chromosome 7, iyNomMela1, whole genome shotgun sequence genome includes a window with the following:
- the LOC116424956 gene encoding uncharacterized protein LOC116424956 isoform X1: MMTHSKRTRNLQHASRGTDFVRKSRLIAIIGFQSSLFIISLFVLEIFGVRVIVQRDKALLLRYKATMEEGCRDDFDCTKEQYCYGVSKQCVNYTVCKRYNRQEGRKPSRHSSQCGPCLPNYVSEELGTGEPAALCRKANENIPEIGRFNQTWIIITVVGSILLLVIIGVIIFKTRKKRKKNNLEVCSDICAMEPSAPPPEFSPFIDHKKGVSYVLSNNNKNLKDKNKLVSATAYNQPNWVKSNPNYEYNLNNNHDEVNVLEQLHSTFETPPANNNPSTWTPEQLTQEVVIRNVSEYGIEQMDNSTNAAIIERNNSSSSNTAGDDNTNNNNNSTNSNASASSSNNTQDGTERTRASNILIAHVNVNLNNVNVRNRDC; the protein is encoded by the exons ATGATGACTCATAGCAAACGTACCAGGAATCTCCAACACGCGTCTCGCGGAACAGATTTTGTCAGAAAATCGAGACTAATCGCGATCATTGGTTTTCAGAGCTCTCTTTTTATTATCTCTTTATTCGTTCTAGAAATTTTCGGCGTTCGTGTTATTGTACAGCGAGACAAAGCATTGTTGCTTAGATACAAG GCAACGATGGAAGAGGGGTGCCGTGACGACTTTGATTGTACTAAAGAACAGTACTGTTATGGCGTTTCAAAACAATGTGTAAATTACACAGTTTGCAAAAGATATAATCGTCAGGAAGGTCGAAAGCCTTCTAGACATTCTTCACAGTGTGGGCCGTGCCTTCCAAA TTATGTTAGTGAAGAACTTGGAACTGGAGAGCCGGCTGCATTGTGCAGGaaagcaaatgaaaatattccag AAATTGGCAGATTCAATCAAACGTGGATCATAATTACAGTAGTTGGATCAATTCTTTTACTGGTTATAATTGGTGTAATAATCTTCAAAACac GAAAAAAACGTAAGAAGAATAACCTTGAAGTTTGTAGTGATATTTGTGCTATGGAACCAAGTGCACCACCACCGGAATTCA GTCCTTTCATTGATCATAAAAAGGGTGTATCGTATGTGTTATCCAACAACAATAAGaatttaaaagataaaaataaactgGTATCTGCAACTGCATACAACCAACCAAATTGGGTGAAATCTAACCCTAATtacgaatataatttaaataataatcatgatGAAGTGAATGTACTGGAACAATTACATTCCACATTTGAAACACCGCCAGCTAATAATAATCCCAGTACATGGACTCCAGA gcAGTTAACACAAGAAGTAGTAATTCGAAATGTATCTGAATATGGAATAGAACAAATGGATAATAGTACCAATGCGGCCATTATTGAAAGGAACAACTCCTCATCTTCTAATACAGCTGGGgatgataatacaaataataacaacaatagtaCTAATAGTAATGCTTCAGCATCATCATCAAACAATACTCAAGATGGTACAGAACGAACACGAGCTTCGAATATATTGATTGCtcatgtaaatgtaaatttgaaCAATGTAAATGTGAGAAATCGTGACTGTTAA
- the LOC116424956 gene encoding uncharacterized protein LOC116424956 isoform X2, translating into MLFEFCFIIILIPSATMEEGCRDDFDCTKEQYCYGVSKQCVNYTVCKRYNRQEGRKPSRHSSQCGPCLPNYVSEELGTGEPAALCRKANENIPEIGRFNQTWIIITVVGSILLLVIIGVIIFKTRKKRKKNNLEVCSDICAMEPSAPPPEFSPFIDHKKGVSYVLSNNNKNLKDKNKLVSATAYNQPNWVKSNPNYEYNLNNNHDEVNVLEQLHSTFETPPANNNPSTWTPEQLTQEVVIRNVSEYGIEQMDNSTNAAIIERNNSSSSNTAGDDNTNNNNNSTNSNASASSSNNTQDGTERTRASNILIAHVNVNLNNVNVRNRDC; encoded by the exons atgttatttgagTTCTGTTTTATAATCATACTGATCCCATCG GCAACGATGGAAGAGGGGTGCCGTGACGACTTTGATTGTACTAAAGAACAGTACTGTTATGGCGTTTCAAAACAATGTGTAAATTACACAGTTTGCAAAAGATATAATCGTCAGGAAGGTCGAAAGCCTTCTAGACATTCTTCACAGTGTGGGCCGTGCCTTCCAAA TTATGTTAGTGAAGAACTTGGAACTGGAGAGCCGGCTGCATTGTGCAGGaaagcaaatgaaaatattccag AAATTGGCAGATTCAATCAAACGTGGATCATAATTACAGTAGTTGGATCAATTCTTTTACTGGTTATAATTGGTGTAATAATCTTCAAAACac GAAAAAAACGTAAGAAGAATAACCTTGAAGTTTGTAGTGATATTTGTGCTATGGAACCAAGTGCACCACCACCGGAATTCA GTCCTTTCATTGATCATAAAAAGGGTGTATCGTATGTGTTATCCAACAACAATAAGaatttaaaagataaaaataaactgGTATCTGCAACTGCATACAACCAACCAAATTGGGTGAAATCTAACCCTAATtacgaatataatttaaataataatcatgatGAAGTGAATGTACTGGAACAATTACATTCCACATTTGAAACACCGCCAGCTAATAATAATCCCAGTACATGGACTCCAGA gcAGTTAACACAAGAAGTAGTAATTCGAAATGTATCTGAATATGGAATAGAACAAATGGATAATAGTACCAATGCGGCCATTATTGAAAGGAACAACTCCTCATCTTCTAATACAGCTGGGgatgataatacaaataataacaacaatagtaCTAATAGTAATGCTTCAGCATCATCATCAAACAATACTCAAGATGGTACAGAACGAACACGAGCTTCGAATATATTGATTGCtcatgtaaatgtaaatttgaaCAATGTAAATGTGAGAAATCGTGACTGTTAA
- the LOC116424956 gene encoding uncharacterized protein LOC116424956 isoform X3: MKATMEEGCRDDFDCTKEQYCYGVSKQCVNYTVCKRYNRQEGRKPSRHSSQCGPCLPNYVSEELGTGEPAALCRKANENIPEIGRFNQTWIIITVVGSILLLVIIGVIIFKTRKKRKKNNLEVCSDICAMEPSAPPPEFSPFIDHKKGVSYVLSNNNKNLKDKNKLVSATAYNQPNWVKSNPNYEYNLNNNHDEVNVLEQLHSTFETPPANNNPSTWTPEQLTQEVVIRNVSEYGIEQMDNSTNAAIIERNNSSSSNTAGDDNTNNNNNSTNSNASASSSNNTQDGTERTRASNILIAHVNVNLNNVNVRNRDC, encoded by the exons ATGAAA GCAACGATGGAAGAGGGGTGCCGTGACGACTTTGATTGTACTAAAGAACAGTACTGTTATGGCGTTTCAAAACAATGTGTAAATTACACAGTTTGCAAAAGATATAATCGTCAGGAAGGTCGAAAGCCTTCTAGACATTCTTCACAGTGTGGGCCGTGCCTTCCAAA TTATGTTAGTGAAGAACTTGGAACTGGAGAGCCGGCTGCATTGTGCAGGaaagcaaatgaaaatattccag AAATTGGCAGATTCAATCAAACGTGGATCATAATTACAGTAGTTGGATCAATTCTTTTACTGGTTATAATTGGTGTAATAATCTTCAAAACac GAAAAAAACGTAAGAAGAATAACCTTGAAGTTTGTAGTGATATTTGTGCTATGGAACCAAGTGCACCACCACCGGAATTCA GTCCTTTCATTGATCATAAAAAGGGTGTATCGTATGTGTTATCCAACAACAATAAGaatttaaaagataaaaataaactgGTATCTGCAACTGCATACAACCAACCAAATTGGGTGAAATCTAACCCTAATtacgaatataatttaaataataatcatgatGAAGTGAATGTACTGGAACAATTACATTCCACATTTGAAACACCGCCAGCTAATAATAATCCCAGTACATGGACTCCAGA gcAGTTAACACAAGAAGTAGTAATTCGAAATGTATCTGAATATGGAATAGAACAAATGGATAATAGTACCAATGCGGCCATTATTGAAAGGAACAACTCCTCATCTTCTAATACAGCTGGGgatgataatacaaataataacaacaatagtaCTAATAGTAATGCTTCAGCATCATCATCAAACAATACTCAAGATGGTACAGAACGAACACGAGCTTCGAATATATTGATTGCtcatgtaaatgtaaatttgaaCAATGTAAATGTGAGAAATCGTGACTGTTAA
- the LOC116424956 gene encoding uncharacterized protein LOC116424956 isoform X4, translating into MATMEEGCRDDFDCTKEQYCYGVSKQCVNYTVCKRYNRQEGRKPSRHSSQCGPCLPNYVSEELGTGEPAALCRKANENIPEIGRFNQTWIIITVVGSILLLVIIGVIIFKTRKKRKKNNLEVCSDICAMEPSAPPPEFSPFIDHKKGVSYVLSNNNKNLKDKNKLVSATAYNQPNWVKSNPNYEYNLNNNHDEVNVLEQLHSTFETPPANNNPSTWTPEQLTQEVVIRNVSEYGIEQMDNSTNAAIIERNNSSSSNTAGDDNTNNNNNSTNSNASASSSNNTQDGTERTRASNILIAHVNVNLNNVNVRNRDC; encoded by the exons ATG GCAACGATGGAAGAGGGGTGCCGTGACGACTTTGATTGTACTAAAGAACAGTACTGTTATGGCGTTTCAAAACAATGTGTAAATTACACAGTTTGCAAAAGATATAATCGTCAGGAAGGTCGAAAGCCTTCTAGACATTCTTCACAGTGTGGGCCGTGCCTTCCAAA TTATGTTAGTGAAGAACTTGGAACTGGAGAGCCGGCTGCATTGTGCAGGaaagcaaatgaaaatattccag AAATTGGCAGATTCAATCAAACGTGGATCATAATTACAGTAGTTGGATCAATTCTTTTACTGGTTATAATTGGTGTAATAATCTTCAAAACac GAAAAAAACGTAAGAAGAATAACCTTGAAGTTTGTAGTGATATTTGTGCTATGGAACCAAGTGCACCACCACCGGAATTCA GTCCTTTCATTGATCATAAAAAGGGTGTATCGTATGTGTTATCCAACAACAATAAGaatttaaaagataaaaataaactgGTATCTGCAACTGCATACAACCAACCAAATTGGGTGAAATCTAACCCTAATtacgaatataatttaaataataatcatgatGAAGTGAATGTACTGGAACAATTACATTCCACATTTGAAACACCGCCAGCTAATAATAATCCCAGTACATGGACTCCAGA gcAGTTAACACAAGAAGTAGTAATTCGAAATGTATCTGAATATGGAATAGAACAAATGGATAATAGTACCAATGCGGCCATTATTGAAAGGAACAACTCCTCATCTTCTAATACAGCTGGGgatgataatacaaataataacaacaatagtaCTAATAGTAATGCTTCAGCATCATCATCAAACAATACTCAAGATGGTACAGAACGAACACGAGCTTCGAATATATTGATTGCtcatgtaaatgtaaatttgaaCAATGTAAATGTGAGAAATCGTGACTGTTAA